One stretch of Anolis carolinensis isolate JA03-04 chromosome 3, rAnoCar3.1.pri, whole genome shotgun sequence DNA includes these proteins:
- the fgfbp3 gene encoding fibroblast growth factor-binding protein 3 produces the protein MTLPQMFPLIVLFLCFLEVSTGKKSKETSEKTLPSFPWAQSGQFSTSKKHLCTWQLASGDGATEIQLSCHPPGEDSSQGQQCVYRGQPELCPAYNSKGRQFWKQILGKLRKKHHPCKETSPLKSRLCSGKKGGSEAQLHLVVIPFSTEASVTVESTTKVRPKGKGRPKDPPSQQKAPRDRGQGSPGKADTPDKRNKGEKRKGGHNPSAAPTQTPSRQLTAIVGGSEQPTELNADAVEAYCEEKWHSLCNFFVNFWNG, from the coding sequence ATGACGCTCCCTCAAATGTTTCCCCTCATCGTGCTCTTCCTGTGCTTCCTAGAAGTGAGTACTGGTAAGAAGAGCAAAGAGACCAGCGAGAAGACGCTGCCTTCCTTCCCCTGGGCACAGTCAGGACAGTTCTCCACCTCAAAGAAACATTTGTGCACTTGGCAGCTGGCCTCTGGGGACGGAGCCACTGAGATCCAGCTCAGCTGTCACCCGCCAGGTGAGGACAGCAGCCAGGGACAGCAGTGTGTCTACCGGGGCCAGCCAGAGCTATGTCCTGCCTACAACTCCAAAGGCCGCCAGTTCTGGAAACAGATCTTGGGCAAGCTGCGCAAGAAGCACCACCCATGCAAGGAGACAAGTCCACTCAAGTCTCGGCTTTGTAGTGGCAAGAAGGGAGGATCTGAAGCACAGCTACACCTGGTTGTTATCCCCTTCAGCACAGAAGCCTCGGTGACTGTCGAGAGTACTACTAAAGTGAGACCCAAGGGGAAAGGTCGCCCTAAGGATCCACCATCCCAGCAGAAAGCACCCAGGGACCGGGGACAAGGCAGCCCTGGGAAGGCCGATACCCCAGATAAGCGGAACaaaggggaaaagagaaaaggaggccaCAACCCCTCTGCAGCCCCAACCCAGACACCCAGTCGGCAACTGACGGCCATTGTGGGAGGCTCTGAACAGCCCACGGAGCTCAATGCTGATGCAGTAGAGGCTTACTGTGAAGAGAAGTGGCACTCCCTATGTAACTTCTTTGTGAATTTCTGGAATGGCTGA